A region from the Brevibacterium paucivorans genome encodes:
- the glsA gene encoding glutaminase A, with the protein METLASNPAYSPVTEYLRSIHIAGLQKTGGAMADYIPELANQDPNLFGLALCTPEGVVYSVGDSDKPFSIQSVSKPFVYAMALADRGLERVNESVGEEPSGDPFNSISLDEATGRPDNPMINIGAVTTHALVHSRGASREEREKRILAGMSAFAGRELSYDDAVYESEIDKAWRNLALAALVRANDLIISDPAEVVRGYTRQCSVAVTAKDLAVMGMTLASGGVNPQTGERVVPEWVAQQVLSVMTTCGMYDAAGDWLTNVGIPAKSGVSGCIMGSLPGQMGAAAFSPPIDKFGNSVRGVDAFERMSEDLGLHMMRPPSPVLSSVLEKETDSSGRLHIHIQGSMDFSLAEKALRSILETPENKQPIVIDFRSVPSVSLVGYKLLHAGIFELKRRGHTVTILDPNEHFADLRDEVYTSLSDIEPNEEPVDSSWFAK; encoded by the coding sequence ACCGAATACTTGCGATCGATCCATATAGCCGGTTTGCAAAAAACCGGTGGGGCCATGGCGGATTACATTCCCGAACTCGCCAATCAGGACCCCAATCTGTTTGGGCTGGCGCTGTGTACCCCGGAAGGAGTCGTCTACTCCGTGGGAGATTCCGATAAGCCCTTCTCCATCCAGTCCGTGTCCAAGCCGTTCGTGTACGCGATGGCGCTTGCCGACCGTGGCCTGGAGCGCGTCAACGAATCTGTCGGTGAGGAACCATCTGGCGACCCGTTCAACTCGATCAGTCTGGACGAAGCGACTGGGCGCCCTGACAACCCCATGATCAACATTGGTGCGGTGACCACTCACGCCCTGGTTCATTCGCGAGGCGCCAGCAGGGAGGAGCGCGAAAAGCGGATTCTTGCCGGGATGAGCGCTTTTGCTGGCCGGGAGTTGTCCTATGACGACGCCGTGTATGAGTCTGAGATCGACAAGGCGTGGCGTAATTTGGCACTGGCTGCGTTGGTGCGTGCAAATGACCTCATCATCAGTGATCCCGCCGAGGTGGTGCGCGGCTACACGCGTCAGTGTTCCGTTGCGGTGACGGCCAAAGACCTGGCAGTGATGGGCATGACGTTGGCTTCCGGTGGGGTGAACCCGCAGACAGGCGAGCGTGTAGTTCCGGAGTGGGTGGCCCAGCAGGTGTTGTCCGTGATGACCACGTGCGGAATGTATGACGCGGCTGGTGACTGGCTCACCAATGTGGGGATTCCTGCAAAGTCCGGGGTTTCTGGCTGCATTATGGGGTCACTGCCCGGCCAGATGGGTGCGGCAGCGTTCTCACCTCCGATTGATAAGTTCGGCAACTCGGTACGTGGCGTGGACGCATTTGAACGCATGAGCGAAGACCTGGGCCTGCACATGATGAGGCCGCCCAGCCCTGTTCTGTCGTCTGTTTTGGAGAAAGAAACGGACAGCTCTGGCCGCCTGCACATTCACATTCAGGGAAGCATGGACTTCTCCCTGGCTGAAAAAGCGTTGCGCTCCATTCTTGAGACGCCAGAGAACAAGCAACCCATCGTCATCGATTTCAGGAGCGTACCGTCGGTGTCCCTGGTGGGGTACAAGCTGCTCCACGCTGGAATCTTTGAGCTCAAGCGCCGCGGCCACACAGTGACCATCCTCGACCCCAACGAGCACTTCGCGGACCTGCGCGACGAAGTTTACACGTCGCTGTCCGACATCGAACCGAACGAAGAACCCGTGGATTCGAGCTGGTTCGCTAAGTGA